The proteins below are encoded in one region of Myxococcales bacterium:
- a CDS encoding site-2 protease family protein, translating to MKNNWTLPLALIVLTFLSTLYVGAGMEGSPGNILTGWPFALPLMAILLAHEFGHYIAGRIHRVPISPPYFIPVPFFLLGTMGAVIHMRGRIKTRNALLDIGASGPLAGLLVTMPVLVYGIATSEIRGMPETGSYLIEGRSLFYLLCLYICHGPLPAGQDIWLNSTAFAGWAGLLVTMINLLPVGQLDGGHVAYALWGKRQNSRSEFIRHLLPFLGLVISLCFWTAAYLQGIRGEALIQEFMAGMHWVFWAGILWLMTRLSGKTHPPTDDDQLSPKRKAIGWLTLCFFVLLFMPSWIRVA from the coding sequence GTGAAAAACAACTGGACATTGCCGCTTGCACTTATTGTGCTTACCTTTTTATCCACCCTCTACGTAGGGGCCGGAATGGAGGGGAGTCCAGGAAACATTCTGACTGGCTGGCCTTTTGCCTTACCACTTATGGCCATCCTCCTTGCGCACGAATTTGGCCATTACATCGCCGGCCGTATTCATCGCGTGCCTATCTCGCCTCCGTACTTTATTCCGGTCCCCTTCTTCCTATTGGGCACAATGGGTGCCGTTATTCACATGCGAGGACGGATCAAAACGCGCAATGCACTCTTAGATATTGGCGCGAGCGGACCCCTTGCCGGATTACTTGTCACCATGCCTGTACTCGTCTACGGCATTGCAACTTCAGAAATACGTGGCATGCCCGAGACCGGAAGCTACCTCATCGAAGGCCGTTCGCTATTCTACCTGCTTTGTCTCTATATTTGCCACGGCCCGCTACCGGCAGGACAAGACATCTGGCTAAACTCAACAGCTTTTGCAGGCTGGGCTGGGCTGCTCGTCACCATGATCAATCTTCTTCCCGTAGGGCAACTCGACGGCGGACACGTAGCTTACGCACTTTGGGGGAAGAGACAGAACAGCCGCTCGGAATTTATTCGACACCTGCTACCCTTCTTGGGACTGGTCATCTCATTGTGTTTTTGGACAGCGGCATACCTTCAGGGGATTCGTGGCGAAGCATTAATTCAGGAGTTTATGGCTGGGATGCATTGGGTGTTTTGGGCAGGGATCTTGTGGCTAATGACAAGACTATCTGGAAAAACCCATCCGCCCACCGATGATGACCAACTTTCTCCTAAGCGAAAGGCTATTGGTTGGTTAACCCTTTGTTTCTTTGTCCTGCTCTTTATGCCGTCTTGGATCCGTGTTGCATAG
- the def gene encoding peptide deformylase yields the protein MILKIAQIGEPVLRKTADKLSIETLLSEETQSFIDSLVETMRHANGAGLAANQVFMPLQICAIEVHNNPRYPYKPNIPLTVLVNPILSPLDDATFINYEGCLSVPNLRGEVPRYIKLRVQAWDRHGGPIDEVVHGLKAATFQHEVDHLNGKLFLDRVENTASLCTWENFEKFHALSFIKRAKALVEQTGS from the coding sequence ATGATCCTAAAAATTGCACAAATTGGCGAACCCGTTCTCAGAAAGACCGCGGATAAACTCAGCATCGAAACACTCCTTAGTGAAGAGACACAAAGTTTCATCGACTCGCTAGTCGAAACGATGCGTCATGCGAACGGAGCCGGGCTTGCGGCCAACCAGGTCTTTATGCCTTTGCAAATCTGTGCCATCGAAGTCCACAACAACCCACGCTATCCTTACAAGCCCAACATTCCGCTCACTGTGCTTGTCAATCCAATCCTTAGCCCTCTCGACGACGCAACTTTCATAAACTATGAGGGCTGTTTAAGTGTACCGAATCTACGAGGAGAAGTGCCCCGTTATATCAAGCTCAGAGTGCAAGCCTGGGATCGACACGGTGGTCCCATCGATGAGGTCGTTCACGGTCTGAAGGCTGCTACCTTTCAGCATGAGGTCGACCACCTCAACGGTAAGCTTTTCCTCGACCGCGTAGAGAACACCGCAAGTCTTTGCACATGGGAAAACTTTGAAAAATTTCATGCCTTGAGCTTTATCAAACGCGCCAAAGCCTTGGTCGAACAAACTGGAAGCTAA
- a CDS encoding protein kinase: protein MRNLDNGLLKRTTLRELLKLGAKESAPKLIEKLDMHLVRFHSWLIKHETQNDTTEQSMHLSWHQNRLRTLLHLIDTDISSPERKPDPVASKSIRSKKQGESWPISLERDVRSIRIHTVRLFLRHVEAKPAKHLKRILLATLTRACDALVRDDMCEVSDILFALFDSLEDAQSLEVISEASMLPDIKAPTTHYAKLLHHIIQSRRGSAGSISTALDGLTDLAFSLKTGSPRVEAMRAGMLSLSSALEAVTVCPSLRALVFDRSASPLTMLAQGTETLSQIRIGAHRRLGLRQIESSSDISKSIRALDLFIEQTLKEDNPKALQDEVTKVAQRMSRALPQAVGDIAATVLLRIAGKEKETSAKAAPPPVPQHAKAPSLPPWLPPSRTLGGFYVIKKLGDGGVATVFVAKRSEERHSPTASQYALKIPEYTGSASRTLSEGEFYNMFREEAGALLTLPESPHLARFVTFDAGVRPKPILVMELVEGINLQRVIQMHDLSIKSAFAILDGIAAGLSVLHNSEMGHLDIKPSNVILRDSRKRSEDKVMPVLVDFGLAGRRLRPGCATGEYGAPEIWGLVPEGYEPKPQAADVYAFACLSFEVLSGTTLFEAESEIATITQHISHQGMPEKLRSWAQSPLREPLANVLFGALQPDPRARINIDQFRSELARCLNHVMDRKWPL, encoded by the coding sequence ATGCGCAATCTCGACAACGGTTTATTAAAACGCACAACCCTTCGTGAGTTGCTTAAGCTCGGCGCAAAAGAGAGCGCTCCGAAACTTATTGAAAAACTCGACATGCACCTGGTTCGCTTTCACAGCTGGTTGATCAAACACGAAACGCAGAACGACACCACCGAGCAGAGCATGCATCTGAGCTGGCACCAAAACCGTCTTCGCACACTGCTTCACCTCATCGACACAGACATCAGCTCTCCAGAACGAAAACCCGATCCGGTTGCTAGCAAAAGCATCCGCTCAAAAAAACAAGGTGAATCATGGCCCATCTCACTTGAACGCGACGTGCGAAGCATCCGCATACATACGGTACGGCTGTTTTTGAGACACGTTGAAGCAAAACCGGCAAAGCACCTCAAACGTATTCTTCTTGCCACCCTTACCCGTGCCTGCGATGCATTGGTACGCGACGACATGTGCGAAGTGTCGGATATTCTGTTTGCACTTTTTGATTCACTTGAAGACGCTCAAAGCCTTGAAGTTATCTCCGAAGCATCCATGCTACCGGACATAAAAGCCCCCACAACCCACTATGCCAAACTTCTTCACCATATTATTCAAAGCCGTAGGGGATCTGCGGGTTCAATCAGCACTGCGCTTGACGGGCTTACCGATCTCGCATTTAGCCTAAAAACAGGCTCTCCACGAGTCGAGGCCATGCGTGCCGGAATGCTAAGCCTGTCTTCAGCTCTTGAAGCAGTTACCGTCTGCCCTTCCCTTCGGGCTCTTGTTTTCGATCGCTCAGCAAGTCCGCTTACGATGCTGGCCCAAGGCACTGAGACACTAAGCCAGATACGCATTGGCGCTCACCGGCGTTTGGGTTTGCGGCAGATCGAAAGCTCGAGTGACATCAGCAAAAGCATTCGAGCACTTGATCTGTTTATCGAACAGACACTCAAAGAGGACAATCCAAAAGCCTTACAAGATGAAGTAACCAAAGTCGCACAACGGATGTCTCGAGCACTACCCCAAGCAGTGGGTGATATCGCGGCAACGGTACTCTTGAGGATTGCCGGAAAAGAGAAGGAAACCTCTGCCAAAGCAGCCCCTCCGCCAGTACCTCAACATGCCAAAGCTCCTTCGCTGCCTCCATGGCTTCCTCCAAGCCGCACCTTGGGAGGATTCTATGTGATAAAAAAACTTGGCGACGGGGGCGTGGCTACGGTGTTTGTAGCCAAACGTAGTGAAGAGCGACACAGTCCAACCGCTTCGCAGTACGCCCTTAAGATCCCAGAATACACAGGAAGCGCTTCTCGAACACTCTCGGAAGGAGAGTTCTACAACATGTTTCGTGAAGAAGCTGGAGCTCTACTCACACTCCCAGAAAGCCCTCACCTTGCACGCTTTGTTACCTTTGATGCCGGAGTGCGCCCTAAACCTATTCTGGTGATGGAACTGGTTGAAGGTATTAATCTGCAACGCGTTATTCAAATGCACGACCTGAGCATCAAGTCAGCCTTTGCTATTCTCGATGGGATTGCCGCAGGACTGAGTGTTCTACACAACTCTGAAATGGGTCATCTCGATATTAAACCTTCGAATGTGATTCTACGCGATTCAAGGAAAAGGTCAGAAGACAAAGTCATGCCGGTCTTAGTTGACTTTGGTTTGGCGGGCAGGCGCCTCAGACCCGGTTGTGCCACCGGTGAGTATGGTGCACCGGAGATATGGGGACTCGTTCCAGAGGGATATGAGCCCAAACCACAAGCCGCCGATGTCTACGCCTTTGCCTGCCTTAGCTTTGAAGTCCTTTCAGGCACGACTTTGTTCGAAGCTGAAAGCGAAATCGCCACGATTACTCAGCACATTAGTCATCAAGGTATGCCGGAGAAACTTAGATCTTGGGCACAGAGCCCTCTTAGGGAGCCTCTCGCCAATGTACTCTTTGGGGCCCTGCAACCCGATCCGCGAGCTCGAATTAACATCGATCAGTTTCGCAGCGAACTTGCTCGTTGCCTAAACCACGTCATGGACCGGAAATGGCCTTTATAG
- a CDS encoding 2-oxoacid:acceptor oxidoreductase subunit alpha: MTTEQLENVVIRFTGDSGDGMQLTGTEFTKTSAIAGNDLATFPDFPAEIRAPAGTLAGVSGFQIHFSSNAVFTPGDAVDVLVAMNPAALKSNLADLKEDGVLILNSEGFNKRNLERVNYDKDPRQDSSLSKYRVFDVDITGMTLKAIEELKLNQRSAVRCKNFFALGLVYWMFNRDPKHTIEWVEKKFAKQETIKNANIYALKAGYAFGETSEVFTHNYIVKKADIPKGRYRNISGNEALALGMMAAAELSGLELFLGSYPITPASDVLHYLSRQKKFGVKTFQAEDEIAAISAAIGASFCGSLAATTTSGPGLVLKGEALGLANMLELPLLVIDIQRGGPSTGLPTKTEQADLMLALHGRNGESPLPIVAAKGPGDCFYAAIEAARIAVTHMTPVILLSDGYIANGAEPWPIPSMQDIPKIDVQFRTEVEGFQPYLRDPKTLARPWAIPGVPGLEHRVGGLEKQDVTGTVSYDPQNHEHMIKTRAAKVAAVADSLPPTEVDGDLEGDLLIVGWGSSHGAIEAALPALRSNNKKVGHIGLRYLNPLPKDLKEICGRYQNVLVPELNMGQLSKHLQTELGLKVAEYHKVQGKPFRVIEIIEAAKRVLEAN; this comes from the coding sequence ATGACCACCGAACAACTTGAAAACGTCGTCATCCGCTTTACCGGCGACTCCGGCGACGGCATGCAACTCACCGGTACAGAATTCACCAAGACCAGTGCAATTGCAGGGAACGATTTAGCAACTTTTCCTGATTTCCCTGCCGAAATACGCGCCCCCGCCGGAACGCTTGCAGGCGTCTCTGGCTTCCAAATTCATTTTTCAAGCAACGCCGTATTTACGCCCGGCGATGCGGTTGATGTCCTCGTCGCAATGAACCCCGCTGCCCTAAAAAGCAATCTTGCCGATCTTAAAGAAGATGGTGTGCTAATCCTAAACAGCGAAGGGTTTAACAAACGTAACCTCGAGCGCGTCAACTACGACAAAGACCCTCGCCAGGACAGCAGCCTAAGCAAGTACCGTGTTTTTGACGTTGACATTACAGGGATGACACTCAAGGCCATCGAGGAACTCAAGTTAAACCAACGCTCGGCCGTGCGGTGCAAAAACTTCTTTGCACTGGGCTTGGTGTACTGGATGTTTAATCGTGATCCGAAACACACGATTGAATGGGTCGAGAAAAAGTTTGCAAAACAAGAAACAATAAAGAATGCAAATATCTATGCCCTTAAAGCAGGCTATGCTTTTGGCGAAACCTCAGAAGTCTTCACGCACAACTACATCGTCAAAAAGGCAGATATCCCTAAAGGGCGTTATCGAAATATTTCCGGCAACGAAGCTCTAGCGCTAGGCATGATGGCCGCCGCTGAACTCAGCGGTCTAGAGCTCTTTTTGGGCTCCTATCCCATCACACCAGCCTCCGATGTCCTGCACTATCTGTCACGGCAAAAGAAATTCGGCGTTAAAACCTTCCAAGCAGAGGATGAAATTGCAGCAATCAGCGCAGCAATTGGAGCAAGCTTTTGTGGCTCTCTGGCTGCCACCACAACCAGCGGTCCCGGACTAGTGCTCAAAGGTGAAGCCCTTGGCCTGGCCAACATGCTTGAACTTCCTTTGCTGGTGATTGATATCCAACGTGGTGGCCCAAGTACCGGACTGCCAACGAAAACAGAGCAAGCAGACCTTATGCTTGCCCTACACGGACGAAACGGCGAGTCACCTTTGCCCATCGTTGCCGCCAAAGGCCCAGGCGATTGCTTTTACGCCGCAATCGAAGCCGCGCGCATTGCCGTTACACACATGACTCCCGTTATTTTGCTTTCGGACGGATACATTGCAAATGGCGCAGAACCTTGGCCCATACCTTCGATGCAAGATATTCCCAAAATCGATGTTCAGTTTAGAACCGAGGTTGAAGGGTTCCAGCCTTATCTGCGTGATCCCAAAACCCTTGCACGGCCATGGGCCATACCCGGCGTTCCAGGTCTTGAACATCGTGTTGGCGGTCTTGAGAAACAAGATGTCACCGGTACGGTCAGCTATGATCCCCAGAATCACGAGCACATGATCAAAACCCGCGCCGCCAAGGTTGCAGCGGTAGCCGACAGTTTGCCTCCCACTGAAGTGGACGGTGATCTTGAAGGCGATTTGCTCATTGTCGGTTGGGGAAGCTCTCATGGAGCTATCGAAGCCGCACTACCCGCTCTTCGTTCCAACAACAAAAAAGTAGGACATATCGGCCTTCGCTATCTCAATCCGCTTCCCAAGGACCTCAAAGAAATCTGCGGCCGCTATCAAAACGTCCTCGTTCCAGAACTCAATATGGGTCAACTCTCTAAGCATCTACAAACAGAGCTTGGACTAAAAGTCGCCGAGTACCACAAAGTCCAAGGGAAACCTTTCCGAGTCATCGAAATCATTGAAGCCGCAAAGCGCGTGTTGGAGGCTAACTAA
- a CDS encoding 2-oxoacid:ferredoxin oxidoreductase subunit beta — MDSLPVINHTDPSTLSKADFTSDQDVRWCPGCGDYSILAQVQRTLPELNIPRENYVFVSGIGCSSRFPYYMNTYGMHSIHGRAPAIATGIKAARPDLSVWVITGDGDSLSIGGNHFIHVMRRNVDLQLMLFNNRIYGITKGQYSPTSEQGKITKSTPMGSIDHPINPVAIALAANATFVARTIDVEAKHLQSMIKRAAEHRGTSFIEVYQNCNIFNDGAFAPLSEKASKADHLLYLEHGKPMRFGKNNEKGIAMIGGCQPAVVDVQSHGEENLLVHDEQSEFIALMLSRFVRSEFPTLIGVIHAVERPTYDSMMAEQLKQAQQKGKDTIQALLDRGDSWEVT, encoded by the coding sequence ATGGACAGTCTACCTGTTATCAATCACACCGATCCAAGCACACTCAGCAAAGCAGATTTTACTTCCGATCAAGATGTACGTTGGTGCCCTGGCTGCGGAGACTACTCCATTCTAGCCCAAGTGCAGCGTACCCTTCCGGAGCTCAACATACCGAGAGAAAATTACGTCTTTGTTAGTGGCATCGGCTGTTCATCTCGCTTTCCGTACTACATGAACACATACGGCATGCACAGCATTCACGGTAGAGCACCAGCCATTGCCACCGGGATCAAGGCAGCGCGACCTGATCTGTCAGTATGGGTTATCACTGGAGATGGCGACAGCCTTTCGATCGGTGGAAACCATTTTATTCACGTGATGCGTCGAAACGTTGATTTGCAACTCATGCTTTTCAACAACCGCATCTATGGAATCACAAAAGGTCAATACAGTCCCACTTCCGAGCAAGGAAAAATCACGAAATCAACCCCAATGGGCTCCATCGATCATCCAATCAATCCTGTGGCCATCGCCCTCGCTGCAAATGCCACCTTCGTGGCTCGCACCATCGACGTCGAAGCCAAGCACCTGCAAAGCATGATCAAGCGCGCCGCGGAGCATCGCGGCACTTCCTTCATCGAAGTCTACCAAAACTGCAACATCTTCAACGATGGAGCCTTCGCGCCTCTATCTGAAAAGGCAAGCAAAGCCGATCACCTTTTATACCTTGAGCACGGCAAGCCTATGCGCTTCGGAAAAAACAACGAAAAGGGAATTGCAATGATCGGCGGATGTCAGCCTGCTGTTGTCGACGTTCAAAGCCACGGAGAAGAAAATCTTCTCGTGCACGATGAGCAAAGCGAGTTTATCGCTCTGATGCTAAGCCGTTTTGTGCGCTCCGAGTTCCCTACCCTGATTGGTGTCATTCATGCGGTAGAGCGTCCCACCTACGATTCAATGATGGCCGAGCAACTGAAACAGGCTCAACAAAAAGGCAAAGACACTATCCAAGCACTTCTTGATCGAGGCGATAGCTGGGAAGTCACCTAG
- a CDS encoding CBS domain-containing protein, producing the protein MHLEEMLGAVLKNLTVRDALKDPDHEPAYFIRPKASMREIIEAYGHSDQDVFPVVDEEGRLHGIIDNRRVRHAIAMASDKERDRVVASDLMSSAPLLNINETLYSAMRKIVESKRDQLVVVEDGDRTKIRGAISRRDLVAAYDRAVIKYQGKDREQDLEAHKDDRVLL; encoded by the coding sequence GTGCATCTAGAAGAAATGCTGGGTGCTGTACTGAAGAATCTCACGGTGCGTGATGCGCTAAAAGATCCCGATCACGAACCGGCCTATTTTATTCGCCCCAAAGCGTCGATGCGAGAAATTATTGAAGCCTATGGCCACAGTGATCAGGATGTCTTTCCCGTGGTGGATGAAGAAGGGCGTCTTCATGGCATTATTGACAATCGACGTGTCAGACATGCAATTGCCATGGCAAGCGACAAAGAGCGTGACCGCGTGGTGGCATCGGACCTCATGTCGAGTGCTCCACTATTAAATATCAATGAAACACTATATTCCGCAATGCGAAAAATTGTGGAAAGCAAGCGAGATCAATTGGTGGTGGTTGAGGATGGCGACCGAACAAAAATCCGCGGAGCTATAAGCAGACGGGACTTAGTCGCCGCTTATGATCGCGCTGTCATCAAATACCAAGGCAAAGACCGTGAACAGGATCTCGAAGCGCACAAAGACGACCGCGTATTGTTGTAG
- a CDS encoding chloride channel protein, with translation MQIRELTKNAVPVGRAQHVGRLLLLCALVGFFVGGAAVLFELLTTVAKYTLLNSYAGFRPSEAAVDRGLWAPGMEAFHPWRLAFLPVIGGLVGGLIIYYFAPEAEGHGTDAAIDAYHNHHGRIRYRVPLVKTITSVITLGTAGSAGREGPIAQIGAGLGTATADLLKLSARNRRILMVAGMAAGIGAIFRAPLAGALFAAEVLYKEMDLEFEVIVPAVIASIISYTVFTIPFGVSPLFKAHIQAFDDPLQLFSYTILAIVVAMGAKLYVVTFYAVHDFFRGWKIIPYLKPAIGGLGVGLFAFFLPEVMGSGYGVVQQALDGRVPWTFLGVVVLGKITTTSLTIGSGQSGGVFGPAIVIGAALSGLTGQLVQHYIPWHDAPAGAFVIVGMAGFFAAAANTPISTIIMVSEMVGSYDLLVPTMWVTIIAFLLVRRSTIYRAQVASRSKSLCI, from the coding sequence ATGCAGATAAGGGAATTAACGAAGAATGCTGTTCCAGTAGGGCGCGCTCAACATGTCGGACGCCTGTTGTTGCTTTGTGCCCTGGTTGGTTTTTTTGTGGGTGGTGCAGCCGTATTGTTTGAGTTGCTAACGACCGTTGCGAAATACACCTTGCTTAACTCCTATGCGGGTTTTCGACCAAGTGAAGCCGCGGTCGATAGAGGGCTTTGGGCACCTGGGATGGAAGCCTTTCATCCATGGCGACTTGCATTTTTGCCGGTGATCGGCGGCTTAGTCGGAGGCTTGATAATTTACTATTTTGCGCCGGAAGCAGAAGGTCATGGTACCGATGCTGCTATTGATGCGTATCACAACCACCACGGACGCATTCGCTATCGAGTTCCTCTCGTAAAAACAATCACCTCGGTGATTACCTTGGGGACCGCTGGATCGGCCGGTCGAGAGGGGCCCATCGCTCAGATTGGCGCTGGCCTGGGAACTGCGACAGCCGACCTCCTTAAACTGAGTGCACGTAATCGCAGGATCCTCATGGTTGCGGGTATGGCAGCAGGCATCGGTGCGATTTTTCGCGCGCCCCTTGCCGGCGCCTTGTTTGCTGCTGAGGTGCTTTATAAAGAGATGGATCTTGAGTTCGAGGTAATTGTTCCTGCGGTGATCGCTTCAATTATTTCCTATACCGTCTTTACGATACCCTTTGGTGTATCCCCGTTATTCAAAGCGCATATCCAGGCCTTCGATGATCCGCTTCAGCTATTTTCCTACACCATTCTTGCCATTGTGGTGGCCATGGGAGCTAAACTTTACGTGGTGACCTTCTATGCTGTGCATGATTTTTTCCGCGGATGGAAAATTATTCCCTATCTCAAGCCAGCAATTGGTGGCCTTGGCGTTGGCCTCTTTGCCTTTTTTCTCCCCGAAGTTATGGGCTCTGGATACGGTGTGGTTCAGCAAGCTCTGGATGGAAGAGTGCCGTGGACCTTTCTTGGTGTAGTGGTGCTCGGCAAGATCACAACGACCTCGCTTACAATTGGTTCTGGGCAAAGTGGTGGTGTGTTTGGTCCTGCAATCGTTATTGGCGCGGCGTTGAGTGGTCTAACTGGACAACTCGTGCAGCACTATATTCCTTGGCATGATGCGCCAGCTGGTGCCTTTGTGATTGTGGGGATGGCCGGTTTTTTTGCTGCTGCAGCTAATACCCCCATCTCGACCATCATTATGGTGAGTGAGATGGTGGGTAGTTACGATTTACTTGTTCCGACGATGTGGGTGACCATCATCGCCTTTTTGCTAGTAAGACGCTCAACGATTTATCGCGCCCAAGTTGCCAGTCGCTCAAAATCCCTGTGCATCTAG
- a CDS encoding SDR family oxidoreductase yields the protein MSKQEDLKGKVAIITGASRGIGAALARRFASEGAKVVVAAKSEQPKPTLPGSIHTVAEEVRGLGAEALPLKVDVSKQEDIENLVQQTVDTFGGIDVVINNAGALWWQDVAETPMKRFDLMMNVNARASFALTQAALPYLLKSRAGHVLVFSPPIDLSALPGKVAYLISKFGMTMLAIGLAEELKGKGVAINALWPVTAIESQATINFKLGGPKTWRKPDILCDAVMEVLTTDPAELSGHALLDEDFLRERGYTDFAKYRCDPDHEPPRIMAKDLPKAGPLWGN from the coding sequence ATGAGCAAGCAAGAAGATCTCAAAGGTAAAGTGGCAATCATAACAGGTGCATCGCGCGGTATTGGAGCAGCTCTTGCACGGCGTTTTGCAAGCGAGGGAGCGAAGGTTGTGGTTGCTGCAAAGAGCGAGCAGCCCAAGCCAACCTTGCCAGGCTCGATTCATACAGTGGCCGAGGAAGTGCGCGGACTTGGCGCAGAGGCTTTGCCGCTTAAAGTCGACGTGAGCAAACAAGAAGACATTGAAAACTTAGTCCAGCAAACGGTCGATACCTTTGGAGGTATCGATGTTGTGATCAACAATGCAGGCGCTCTATGGTGGCAAGACGTTGCTGAGACGCCCATGAAACGTTTTGACTTGATGATGAATGTGAACGCGCGTGCATCGTTTGCTCTGACGCAAGCAGCGTTACCTTATCTTTTAAAAAGCCGGGCAGGGCATGTGTTGGTGTTTTCGCCGCCCATCGATTTATCGGCTCTGCCGGGTAAGGTGGCTTATCTCATTAGTAAGTTTGGTATGACAATGCTGGCTATTGGACTTGCAGAAGAGCTCAAAGGCAAGGGCGTGGCCATCAATGCGCTGTGGCCCGTTACGGCCATTGAGTCTCAAGCGACCATCAACTTTAAACTTGGCGGACCGAAGACCTGGCGCAAGCCTGATATTTTGTGTGACGCTGTGATGGAAGTGCTTACGACGGATCCTGCTGAGCTTTCCGGACACGCGTTGCTTGATGAAGACTTTCTTCGTGAGCGTGGCTATACGGATTTTGCAAAGTATCGCTGCGATCCGGATCATGAACCGCCTCGCATCATGGCCAAAGACCTTCCCAAGGCCGGCCCGCTTTGGGGAAACTAG
- a CDS encoding SDR family oxidoreductase has translation MAHVLIIGCGYVGIALGQRLLGKDHVVWALRRNPAELPVSFKPIEADLLVPNTLRHLPDVDYVFYTAAPDSRDEKSYQAIYLQGLKYTLAALEQKKHKPQRVFFTSSTSVYSQSDGQWVDEESKTDGNQPSSEILLQAEKFLKQSSLPSTVVRLSGIYGPGRTRLLESVKEGQASYSEDQVSYTNRIHRDDCAGVLAHLMQQQKPEALYLASDHDPVDRKTLLCWIATRLAAPAPKSSTQAQGRNRSNKRCLNEKLLKSGYVFRYPSYKEGYNMIIERMSIR, from the coding sequence ATGGCACATGTTTTGATCATCGGTTGCGGCTATGTTGGAATAGCCCTCGGACAACGCTTGTTAGGCAAAGATCACGTGGTATGGGCGTTAAGACGCAACCCAGCCGAGCTTCCCGTCTCTTTTAAACCTATTGAAGCCGATTTGCTGGTGCCCAACACCTTACGCCATTTGCCGGATGTTGATTACGTCTTTTACACCGCAGCGCCCGATAGCCGCGATGAAAAAAGCTACCAAGCCATATACTTACAGGGTTTAAAGTACACCCTCGCTGCACTTGAACAGAAAAAACACAAACCCCAGCGTGTGTTTTTCACCTCCAGCACCTCCGTGTACAGCCAAAGCGATGGTCAATGGGTCGATGAAGAATCCAAAACCGATGGCAATCAGCCATCAAGTGAAATACTTCTTCAAGCCGAGAAATTCTTAAAGCAAAGCTCCTTACCCAGCACCGTCGTTCGCCTCTCAGGCATCTACGGTCCCGGACGAACGCGTTTGCTCGAATCCGTCAAAGAAGGCCAAGCAAGCTATTCAGAAGACCAAGTAAGCTATACCAACCGTATTCATCGTGATGATTGCGCCGGCGTCTTGGCTCACTTGATGCAACAGCAAAAACCAGAAGCCCTTTATCTTGCTTCCGATCACGACCCAGTGGATCGAAAAACGTTGCTATGCTGGATTGCCACACGACTGGCCGCACCAGCACCGAAAAGCTCTACCCAGGCCCAAGGGCGCAACCGGAGCAACAAGCGCTGCCTCAACGAAAAGCTACTAAAGAGTGGCTACGTCTTTCGCTACCCAAGCTACAAAGAAGGATACAACATGATCATTGAACGAATGAGCATCCGATGA